From Halotia branconii CENA392, the proteins below share one genomic window:
- a CDS encoding primary-amine oxidase yields MIKRLQFFGLAIAIIICISFSVGLTERLSAQQPVISHPLASLTKAEITTAVSVLKKAKTLSEMAVFPVIALQEPDKNAVINFTSGKSFPRQAFLVVYERSQNKTYEGVVDLQTQKLSSWQEITGVQPAIVNPEYELANHVVKADPRWRTAMKKRGITDFDQVQISCWAAGVLSKQEEAAGNRLCRALSYYKGEHLRRAGSERWNYYGSPIEGVLATVNLNTGTISSFVDQGIVPFSKANWDYDLKSLGKLLSPLKALKILQPQGANFRINDNEISWQGWKFRYLMHPREGLILYLVNYNDGEKIRPVLYRASLSEMVVPYGDPDPTWSFRNAFDVGEYNLGSLASRMELGKEIPENGLLLDSVLANEQGEPFVMPGIVGIYERDRGMLWKHYEYNTQRNDVRRSRELVMTMTVAVDNYDYSLNWIFHQDGTLEVENELTGIVLAKGTAAEADAYGKLIAKNIIGVNHQHFFNYRLDMDVDGQANSVMEMNVQALPMDEKNPLGNAIAVEETPLAKETTAVRDLDLKHSREWMIVSADQKNTLEAAPGYMLMPGGNAVFLPVEASKIRQKAEFATHHVWVTKYQPDELYAGGDYPNQTQPNQGLPKYISNDESLMGEDIVLWYTMGVTHIPRSEDWPVMPVHRVGFKIAPRGFFPRNPAINLP; encoded by the coding sequence ATGATTAAGAGGCTACAGTTTTTTGGTTTAGCGATCGCCATCATTATTTGCATTTCGTTCTCTGTAGGTTTGACAGAAAGATTATCAGCTCAACAGCCTGTAATCTCCCATCCTTTAGCTTCTTTAACAAAAGCAGAAATTACAACTGCGGTTTCAGTACTCAAAAAAGCAAAAACGTTGAGTGAAATGGCAGTATTTCCAGTGATTGCCTTACAAGAACCAGATAAAAATGCAGTTATTAATTTTACATCCGGTAAATCATTTCCGCGACAAGCTTTTTTAGTAGTCTATGAACGATCGCAAAACAAAACTTATGAAGGTGTAGTTGATCTGCAAACTCAAAAATTAAGTTCTTGGCAAGAAATAACTGGTGTTCAGCCTGCAATTGTTAATCCAGAATATGAATTGGCCAACCATGTAGTCAAAGCTGATCCTCGCTGGCGAACCGCAATGAAGAAGCGGGGAATTACAGATTTTGATCAAGTCCAAATCAGTTGTTGGGCGGCGGGAGTTCTCAGTAAACAAGAAGAAGCCGCAGGTAATCGTCTGTGTCGAGCTTTATCTTATTACAAAGGCGAACACCTACGGCGCGCTGGAAGCGAACGCTGGAATTATTACGGCAGTCCCATTGAGGGAGTGTTGGCAACGGTCAACTTAAATACTGGTACAATCTCCAGTTTTGTAGATCAGGGAATTGTTCCCTTCTCGAAAGCAAACTGGGACTACGATCTAAAGTCTTTAGGCAAATTACTTTCACCACTCAAAGCATTAAAAATTTTGCAACCTCAAGGTGCAAATTTCCGAATTAATGATAATGAGATTAGCTGGCAAGGTTGGAAGTTTCGCTATTTAATGCATCCCCGTGAAGGGTTAATCCTGTACTTGGTTAATTACAACGACGGAGAAAAAATTCGACCAGTATTATACCGTGCCAGTCTATCGGAGATGGTTGTACCTTATGGTGATCCCGATCCTACTTGGTCATTTCGGAATGCCTTTGATGTTGGAGAATACAACTTAGGTTCTTTAGCAAGCAGAATGGAATTAGGTAAAGAAATTCCCGAAAACGGCTTGTTATTGGATTCTGTATTAGCTAATGAGCAAGGAGAACCTTTTGTAATGCCGGGGATTGTGGGTATTTACGAACGCGATCGCGGAATGCTTTGGAAGCATTATGAATATAATACTCAACGTAATGATGTACGCCGCAGTCGTGAACTAGTAATGACGATGACTGTGGCAGTTGATAACTATGATTACAGCCTCAATTGGATTTTTCATCAGGATGGTACTTTGGAGGTGGAAAACGAATTAACGGGGATTGTGCTGGCAAAAGGAACGGCTGCTGAAGCAGATGCCTATGGTAAGTTAATAGCTAAGAATATTATTGGAGTGAATCATCAGCACTTTTTCAATTACCGTTTAGATATGGATGTAGATGGTCAGGCTAATTCTGTCATGGAAATGAATGTCCAAGCCTTACCGATGGATGAAAAAAATCCTTTAGGAAATGCGATCGCAGTTGAAGAAACTCCCTTAGCAAAAGAAACAACTGCTGTACGCGATCTGGATTTAAAACACAGTCGAGAATGGATGATTGTCAGCGCAGACCAAAAAAATACTCTGGAGGCTGCACCTGGATATATGCTAATGCCAGGAGGAAATGCTGTATTTTTACCTGTGGAAGCTTCAAAAATTCGCCAGAAAGCAGAATTTGCTACTCATCATGTCTGGGTAACAAAATATCAGCCAGATGAACTTTACGCTGGTGGCGATTATCCTAATCAAACTCAACCCAACCAAGGTTTACCAAAATACATTTCAAATGATGAATCTTTGATGGGTGAAGATATCGTTTTGTGGTACACAATGGGCGTAACTCATATCCCGCGATCGGAGGATTGGCCTGTAATGCCTGTTCACCGAGTTGGATTTAAAATTGCTCCTAGAGGCTTCTTTCCCCGCAATCCAGCCATTAATTTACCTTAA